The Sphingobium sp. JS3065 genome includes a region encoding these proteins:
- a CDS encoding type-F conjugative transfer system secretin TraK, with protein MPRFGRSLRLACALAVFTATTPALAQSVVALPDQTSRIRLSNHDVNHIVCVGGDIDDVKFSAEKGLAVERGGSDAWIKFLVLETDDIGAKTRTFVTTPSEFFVSCNGAIYPLYAEPSDIPAQTVTLVPGSSQRARANDALLGPLVEEERAVGIVLALLQDRIPASFTEVAPQATKLMVVDLPNVFIHERRRLDVEGAGLSASEYLLTSPIPVNLDERAFLDSALGPDIFAVTLDRLTLGQGDSARLIVIRRSVTQ; from the coding sequence GTGCCGAGATTCGGTAGAAGCTTGAGGCTTGCCTGCGCCCTGGCGGTATTCACCGCCACAACGCCGGCACTCGCCCAGTCGGTCGTGGCCCTGCCCGACCAGACCAGCCGCATCCGGCTGTCCAACCACGACGTCAATCATATCGTCTGCGTCGGCGGCGACATCGACGACGTCAAGTTCTCGGCCGAGAAGGGCCTCGCCGTCGAGCGCGGCGGATCCGACGCCTGGATCAAGTTCCTCGTGCTCGAGACCGACGACATAGGCGCAAAGACCCGCACGTTCGTGACGACGCCATCAGAATTCTTCGTGTCGTGCAACGGCGCGATCTACCCGCTCTACGCCGAACCGTCGGACATCCCCGCGCAGACCGTGACGCTTGTCCCGGGTTCCTCCCAGCGGGCACGCGCCAATGATGCGCTGCTCGGTCCGCTGGTCGAGGAGGAGCGCGCGGTCGGGATCGTGCTCGCGCTGCTGCAGGATCGGATCCCGGCGTCGTTCACCGAAGTTGCTCCGCAGGCAACAAAGCTCATGGTGGTCGACCTTCCCAATGTCTTTATCCATGAGCGTCGGCGTCTGGACGTTGAAGGCGCCGGACTATCAGCCAGCGAATATCTCCTGACCAGTCCGATCCCGGTGAACCTGGATGAGCGCGCGTTCCTGGATTCGGCATTGGGTCCGGACATTTTCGCAGTAACGCTCGACCGGCTTACACTCGGCCAGGGCGATAGCGCACGGCTGATCGTCATACGGCGGAGCGTCACGCAATGA
- a CDS encoding TraB/VirB10 family protein, with protein MDAPLEETGDRPALLDLRTQWARLTSDQKLRAKQAGVVATIAVLGFGLYTASSNGTQELAKAPEASKLDMGAGLRGDSLEVKMRGDLQKILDGQSLLGDRVTAIEQGRVTPGADIGAGDHGADAGLPPALPGEAPAYPPAPPEAKAEGDSLPPPPAAPAAPPAPPAPPTERQVGAIGAATNAVAAEGGAAGVARSKKANRTIYLPPGFMKARLLTGIDALASRDATSNPEPIIARVQAPAVLPNDVKANLSGCFVIGNATGSLAKERVEIQLVSISCVDFDEHAVVDQPIKGFFVDADGKKGLSGKVVTRAGATLARSFIAGTIAGIAQSVEGTFGNVSTSALGSVRTLDAGDAAKTGIAGGLSRSSDKLTDFYLDLARQAGPVVEVGAAKDVVVVIQEGLALEIKPSVGAKF; from the coding sequence ATGGACGCACCGCTCGAAGAGACCGGCGATCGTCCAGCCTTGCTCGACCTGCGGACGCAATGGGCGCGGCTCACGTCGGACCAGAAGCTGCGCGCGAAGCAGGCAGGCGTCGTCGCAACGATCGCTGTGCTTGGCTTTGGCCTCTATACCGCGAGTTCGAACGGCACGCAGGAGCTGGCAAAGGCGCCGGAAGCGTCCAAGCTGGACATGGGCGCGGGCCTTCGCGGCGACAGCCTCGAAGTCAAGATGCGCGGCGACCTTCAGAAGATCCTCGACGGGCAGTCACTGCTCGGTGACCGCGTGACCGCCATCGAGCAGGGCCGTGTCACGCCCGGCGCCGACATTGGTGCCGGCGATCATGGCGCGGATGCTGGATTGCCTCCAGCCCTGCCCGGGGAGGCACCTGCTTATCCGCCGGCACCGCCAGAAGCGAAAGCCGAAGGCGACTCGCTGCCCCCGCCGCCCGCTGCTCCGGCAGCGCCTCCGGCACCGCCCGCACCCCCGACCGAGCGCCAGGTGGGCGCGATCGGCGCGGCCACGAACGCGGTCGCGGCGGAGGGAGGCGCGGCCGGCGTGGCACGATCAAAAAAAGCCAATCGGACGATCTATTTGCCACCTGGTTTCATGAAAGCGAGGCTGCTGACCGGGATCGACGCGCTGGCGAGCCGCGATGCGACCAGCAATCCGGAACCGATCATCGCCCGTGTGCAGGCCCCGGCCGTGCTGCCCAATGACGTCAAAGCCAATTTGTCGGGATGTTTCGTCATCGGCAATGCGACCGGCAGCCTGGCGAAGGAGCGGGTCGAGATTCAGCTCGTCTCGATCTCCTGCGTCGACTTCGATGAGCATGCGGTCGTCGATCAGCCGATCAAAGGCTTCTTCGTCGACGCCGATGGCAAGAAGGGCCTGTCCGGCAAGGTGGTAACCCGCGCCGGGGCAACGCTTGCGCGCTCGTTCATCGCCGGCACGATCGCGGGCATCGCCCAATCGGTCGAGGGCACGTTCGGAAATGTCTCCACCTCGGCGCTCGGCAGCGTGCGCACGCTTGATGCGGGCGATGCGGCCAAAACCGGCATCGCGGGAGGGCTCTCGCGCTCGTCCGACAAGCTGACCGATTTCTATCTCGATCTCGCTCGTCAGGCGGGACCGGTGGTCGAGGTGGGCGCCGCCAAGGATGTGGTGGTCGTCATCCAGGAGGGCCTCGCCCTCGAGATCAAGCCTTCGGTTGGAGCCAAGTTCTGA
- a CDS encoding TraV family lipoprotein codes for MPKHVIRGGALAFASGAALLLSGCATMGSLMSPYSEKFSCKNDDHGQCIHPERAYEDAVAGVTSKSDPAVTNDRKMLRDQTAAKRGQRSDRAGPPSAYGTYRDSVYQELKGLIDAPVTPMLKPARTVRTLILPYADRQRPDRLYMPRYVYSIMEKPVWVVGGSLVAPPSQAAKAPILGQVQESTAATAAGDTPEAPITSATEPRR; via the coding sequence ATGCCCAAGCATGTCATTCGCGGCGGAGCGCTCGCGTTCGCCTCCGGAGCCGCCCTGCTCCTCTCCGGCTGCGCGACCATGGGGTCACTCATGTCGCCCTATAGCGAGAAATTCTCCTGCAAGAATGATGATCACGGCCAGTGTATCCACCCCGAGAGGGCCTATGAGGACGCGGTCGCCGGGGTCACGTCCAAATCCGACCCTGCGGTCACCAACGACCGCAAAATGCTGCGCGACCAGACCGCAGCAAAGCGTGGTCAACGCAGCGATCGCGCCGGACCTCCGAGCGCCTACGGCACCTATCGCGACAGCGTCTACCAGGAACTCAAGGGGCTGATCGATGCGCCCGTGACACCGATGCTCAAACCCGCGCGGACCGTCCGGACATTGATCCTGCCTTATGCCGACCGGCAGCGGCCGGACCGGCTCTATATGCCGCGCTACGTCTATTCGATCATGGAGAAGCCCGTCTGGGTGGTCGGGGGAAGCCTTGTCGCGCCGCCGAGCCAGGCGGCAAAGGCACCGATCCTTGGTCAGGTCCAGGAGTCCACAGCCGCGACGGCAGCCGGTGACACGCCCGAAGCCCCGATCACGTCCGCGACGGAGCCGCGGCGATGA